The following coding sequences are from one Novosphingobium sp. Gsoil 351 window:
- a CDS encoding REDY-like protein HapK, with translation MRIVCLFNLKEGASREDYESWARGSDIPGVNALPSVASFTVHRATGLFGSDAKPPYDYIEVIDIHGMDGFVADVSDPEFQKVAAAFGQFTDNPTFILTEDL, from the coding sequence ATGCGCATCGTCTGCCTGTTCAACCTCAAGGAGGGCGCAAGCCGCGAGGACTATGAGTCGTGGGCGCGCGGATCCGACATTCCCGGGGTCAATGCCCTGCCCAGCGTGGCCTCGTTCACCGTCCATCGCGCCACCGGCCTGTTCGGGTCCGACGCCAAACCGCCCTACGATTACATCGAGGTGATCGATATTCACGGGATGGACGGCTTCGTCGCCGACGTGTCCGATCCCGAATTCCAGAAGGTCGCCGCCGCGTTCGGCCAGTTTACCGACAACCCCACTTTCATCCTGACCGAGGACCTGTGA
- a CDS encoding SDR family NAD(P)-dependent oxidoreductase encodes MTRFAGKTIVVTGSGRQKGLGQAILQRFANEGANCVVSDVTIGDEARDVAEDLRGRGAQVLTVACDVSDSAQCDALVAAAADAFGGVDIMVNNAGIGFMMKPLLEVDPADWAKVVAVNLSGAFYCTQAAARDMVKRGKGGRIVNIASQAAKTGFPHLPAYVSSKHGMIGLTRASAVELGAHRITVNAVCPNHVTTALGAEQNEYFSKLLGFPDVAAYLANMAAKNPMGRPGLPTDTAAAVAWLASDEAFYVTGEALNVSGGEEMH; translated from the coding sequence GTGACCAGGTTCGCGGGCAAGACGATCGTCGTGACCGGGTCCGGCCGCCAGAAGGGCCTGGGCCAGGCGATCCTGCAACGCTTTGCAAACGAAGGCGCCAACTGCGTGGTCTCCGACGTGACGATCGGCGACGAGGCTCGCGACGTCGCCGAAGATCTGCGCGGTCGCGGCGCGCAAGTGCTGACCGTGGCTTGCGACGTCTCCGATTCCGCGCAGTGCGATGCGCTCGTCGCCGCCGCGGCCGATGCCTTCGGCGGGGTCGACATCATGGTCAACAACGCCGGGATCGGGTTCATGATGAAGCCGCTGCTCGAAGTCGATCCCGCCGACTGGGCCAAGGTCGTCGCGGTCAACCTTTCGGGCGCGTTCTACTGCACTCAGGCGGCCGCGCGCGACATGGTCAAGCGCGGAAAAGGCGGCCGGATCGTCAACATCGCCAGCCAGGCGGCCAAGACCGGTTTCCCGCACCTGCCTGCCTACGTCAGCTCCAAGCACGGCATGATCGGCCTGACCCGCGCCAGTGCGGTCGAACTGGGCGCGCACCGGATCACGGTCAACGCGGTCTGCCCCAACCACGTCACCACCGCGCTGGGCGCCGAGCAGAACGAATACTTCTCCAAGCTGCTCGGCTTTCCCGATGTCGCGGCCTATCTCGCCAACATGGCGGCGAAGAACCCGATGGGCCGCCCCGGCCTGCCCACCGACACCGCCGCGGCGGTCGCGTGGCTGGCGAGCGACGAGGCCTTCTACGTTACCGGCGAAGCGCTCAACGTTTCAGGCGGCGAGGAAATGCACTGA
- a CDS encoding polysaccharide deacetylase family protein, with product MREERIDWPGGAKLALSIVVNVEEGSEQSVARGDKGMEQVDELGVFVKGPIRNYANESNYLYGIKAGAPRVVKLLRDYDVAASWTVAAQSLENHPELAEAIVSLGHEPVSHGWRWVHQFRMDEDQERAFIRKAVASLEATCGVRPYGWLSRYLLTDNTRRLLIEEGFSYHMDDFSGDVPFWDRTTVPGKPIAVVPYQVDTNDMKFWTDPAYSPDDWLTYAKRSFDQLYREGEAGNPKMMSLGLHLRIIGRPGRIWAFEEFLRHAKAHDGVWIATRKGIADHLATVDPA from the coding sequence ATGCGCGAAGAACGGATCGACTGGCCGGGCGGGGCCAAGCTGGCGCTGTCGATCGTCGTCAACGTCGAGGAAGGCTCCGAGCAATCGGTCGCGCGCGGCGACAAGGGCATGGAGCAGGTCGATGAGCTGGGCGTCTTCGTCAAAGGCCCGATCCGCAATTACGCGAACGAATCCAACTACCTCTACGGGATCAAGGCGGGCGCCCCGCGGGTCGTCAAGTTGCTGCGAGACTACGATGTCGCGGCGAGCTGGACGGTCGCAGCGCAGAGCCTGGAGAACCACCCGGAATTGGCCGAGGCGATCGTTTCGCTCGGTCACGAGCCGGTCAGCCACGGCTGGCGCTGGGTCCACCAGTTCCGGATGGACGAGGACCAGGAACGCGCCTTTATCCGCAAGGCCGTCGCCAGCCTCGAGGCCACCTGCGGCGTCCGCCCCTATGGCTGGCTCAGCCGCTATCTGCTCACCGACAACACCCGGCGGCTGTTGATCGAGGAGGGGTTCAGCTATCACATGGACGATTTTTCGGGCGATGTGCCGTTCTGGGATCGCACAACCGTCCCCGGCAAACCGATCGCAGTTGTTCCCTACCAGGTCGATACCAACGACATGAAGTTCTGGACCGACCCGGCCTACTCGCCCGACGATTGGCTGACCTATGCCAAACGCAGCTTCGATCAGCTCTATCGCGAGGGCGAGGCCGGCAATCCCAAGATGATGAGCCTTGGCTTGCATCTGCGGATCATCGGTCGGCCGGGGCGGATCTGGGCGTTCGAGGAATTCCTGCGCCACGCCAAGGCGCACGACGGGGTGTGGATCGCGACGCGCAAGGGCATCGCCGACCACCTCGCGACGGTCGATCCGGCATGA
- a CDS encoding enoyl-CoA hydratase/isomerase family protein, which produces MSVRLEREGVVAHLLIDRPDKRNAMTLAMWQAIPGLVEQAIADRAVRALVIRAAAPGPFCAGADLGEILDRKDDPAWLAESQAAINRTQRAVARATLPTIAFVEGDCIGGGCGLAVACDLRVATAEARFAVTPAKLGLVYPLHDVKLLVDLVGPGQAKRLMYSGSIIDADEALRIGLVETIAASPAGLLEPILEVSPFSIRETKGFVRRVLEGQAEDDDATWSTFAGAFAGSDFREGVGAFVARRKARFDR; this is translated from the coding sequence ATGAGCGTCCGGCTCGAACGCGAGGGCGTGGTCGCCCACCTGCTGATCGATCGGCCGGACAAGCGCAACGCGATGACCCTGGCGATGTGGCAGGCGATCCCCGGGCTGGTCGAACAAGCCATCGCCGATCGCGCCGTCCGCGCGCTGGTGATCCGCGCCGCCGCCCCAGGGCCGTTTTGCGCAGGCGCCGACTTGGGCGAGATCCTGGACCGCAAGGACGATCCGGCCTGGCTCGCCGAAAGCCAGGCGGCAATCAACCGCACCCAGCGCGCGGTAGCCCGCGCCACCTTGCCGACCATCGCTTTCGTCGAGGGCGACTGCATCGGCGGCGGCTGCGGGTTGGCCGTCGCATGCGACTTGCGCGTGGCGACCGCCGAGGCGCGGTTCGCGGTGACCCCCGCGAAGCTGGGCCTGGTCTATCCGCTCCACGACGTGAAGCTGTTGGTCGATCTGGTCGGTCCGGGCCAGGCCAAGCGCCTGATGTACAGCGGATCGATCATAGATGCCGACGAAGCGCTGCGGATCGGACTGGTCGAGACGATAGCGGCCAGTCCGGCAGGGCTGCTGGAACCGATCCTGGAAGTCTCCCCGTTCTCGATCCGCGAGACCAAGGGCTTCGTCCGCCGGGTGCTGGAGGGGCAGGCGGAAGACGACGACGCCACCTGGAGCACCTTCGCCGGAGCCTTCGCCGGGTCGGATTTCCGCGAGGGTGTCGGCGCGTTCGTGGCGCGGCGCAAAGCCAGGTTCGACCGATGA
- a CDS encoding VOC family protein has protein sequence MSPTHGAIVGGVVTVPDIDAALRDYRDVLGLRVIADGPVGDALAASWGCPANAVSRMATLRPASGAHSFIRLVEQSVPEAFVPTTSFGWASYELTVQNVFGWPKRLEGSGFDIVGPPKEIAGLPWFVAMQVHGTGREMLYFNETRSNTPTSDLPFAISPIDHIFIVILAARDRNASVAWYRENLGLDEGDTHVIEYSMINKAFGLPAGTQSGLTMICKGRMPIVEIDDYPAQAGDRPRDPGHLPPGNALVSLAVKSLDACRCDWIVGPAVHDGSLYAGRRSATTLGPAGELLELIELA, from the coding sequence ATGAGCCCGACCCATGGCGCGATCGTCGGCGGGGTGGTGACGGTTCCCGATATAGACGCGGCGCTGCGCGACTACCGCGACGTGCTCGGGCTCAGGGTGATCGCGGATGGCCCCGTGGGCGACGCGCTGGCAGCCAGTTGGGGGTGCCCGGCGAATGCGGTGAGCCGGATGGCGACGCTGCGCCCGGCAAGCGGCGCGCACAGCTTCATCCGCTTGGTCGAGCAGTCCGTTCCCGAGGCATTCGTCCCGACGACCAGCTTTGGCTGGGCGTCCTACGAGCTGACCGTCCAGAATGTATTCGGCTGGCCCAAGCGGCTCGAAGGCAGCGGCTTCGACATCGTCGGACCGCCCAAGGAAATCGCGGGACTGCCCTGGTTCGTTGCGATGCAAGTCCATGGGACGGGCCGGGAGATGCTCTATTTCAACGAAACCCGCAGCAACACCCCGACCAGCGACCTGCCGTTCGCGATCTCGCCGATCGATCACATCTTCATCGTGATTCTCGCCGCGCGAGATCGGAATGCGAGCGTCGCCTGGTATCGCGAGAACCTTGGCCTCGACGAAGGCGACACCCACGTCATCGAATACTCGATGATCAACAAGGCCTTCGGGCTGCCCGCGGGAACGCAATCGGGTCTGACCATGATCTGCAAGGGCCGGATGCCGATCGTGGAGATCGACGACTACCCCGCGCAGGCCGGCGATCGCCCCCGCGACCCCGGGCATCTTCCGCCCGGCAACGCGCTGGTGAGCCTTGCAGTGAAGAGCCTCGACGCCTGCCGCTGCGACTGGATCGTAGGCCCCGCGGTGCATGACGGTTCGCTTTATGCGGGACGGCGCAGCGCAACGACGCTGGGTCCTGCCGGCGAATTGCTCGAACTGATAGAACTCGCCTGA
- a CDS encoding alpha/beta fold hydrolase has translation MARSARSTSARPEFPSPTKPSLVCLHLSPMSSRVYEHFIDAHAAQGGHALAIDTPGFGLSDRPPSPPDIADYARSLVATLDALGLSGRVDLMGYHTGSMIAAETAIAVPNRVRRLVLVAAPQFTAEELTALQDEFAPVEPRVDGGHLTYRWRRFAQHYLGNGLPLEDAAELFTEGFLGGRFEWWGHRAAFAYPPGMRLDEIAQPILVLNPADDLRNATNRAEGRLRKGRIVDLDDWGHGFLDVHTTAAVRLVRSFLDAPSDAPLANLAMPE, from the coding sequence ATGGCCCGTTCGGCCAGGTCCACCTCCGCGAGGCCGGAATTCCCTTCCCCGACCAAGCCCAGCCTGGTTTGCCTCCACCTCAGCCCGATGAGCAGCCGGGTCTACGAGCACTTCATCGATGCACATGCTGCGCAAGGCGGCCATGCGCTCGCGATCGACACTCCCGGTTTCGGGCTATCCGACCGGCCGCCATCGCCGCCTGACATCGCCGATTACGCTCGCTCGCTTGTGGCGACGCTCGATGCACTCGGCTTGTCCGGTAGGGTCGATTTGATGGGATACCATACGGGTTCGATGATCGCCGCCGAGACCGCGATCGCGGTCCCTAATCGGGTGCGCAGGCTAGTGCTGGTCGCTGCACCCCAGTTCACGGCGGAAGAGCTGACAGCGCTCCAAGACGAATTCGCCCCAGTCGAGCCACGGGTCGACGGCGGACATCTGACGTATCGATGGCGCCGCTTTGCCCAGCATTATCTCGGCAACGGATTGCCGCTGGAAGATGCCGCGGAGCTTTTTACCGAGGGATTTCTGGGAGGTCGCTTCGAATGGTGGGGTCATCGCGCGGCGTTCGCTTATCCACCCGGCATGCGACTGGACGAAATCGCGCAGCCGATCCTCGTGCTGAATCCTGCCGACGACCTGCGCAACGCCACCAACCGCGCGGAGGGACGACTGCGCAAAGGCCGGATCGTAGACCTCGACGACTGGGGCCATGGCTTTCTGGATGTCCACACGACTGCCGCTGTTCGGCTCGTCCGCTCGTTCCTCGATGCACCCAGCGATGCGCCGTTAGCCAATCTGGCGATGCCGGAATGA
- a CDS encoding DUF1330 domain-containing protein — MTAWLIVTAHVTDREGFMAGYAPAAAALVEKFGGRYVVRAPGAQQLEGTGGGGASVVVSEWPDKAAALSFWNSAEYAAVKRLREGKADVSVLLV, encoded by the coding sequence ATGACCGCTTGGCTGATCGTCACCGCGCACGTCACCGATCGCGAAGGCTTCATGGCGGGCTACGCCCCGGCCGCCGCCGCCCTCGTCGAGAAGTTCGGAGGCCGCTACGTTGTCCGCGCGCCGGGCGCCCAGCAACTCGAGGGCACCGGCGGGGGCGGCGCATCGGTGGTGGTGTCCGAATGGCCCGACAAGGCCGCCGCGCTCAGCTTCTGGAATTCAGCCGAGTACGCCGCAGTGAAGCGCCTGCGCGAAGGAAAGGCCGACGTTTCGGTGCTACTGGTTTAG
- a CDS encoding M23 family metallopeptidase, translating into MRSAFAGCPTWALKALCVTLAPSLVVSPALAGDAMPPEAFGNSAAGHPQIAAGTATADDGQPVRIQVGRALDFEGRPVYAGKSAFSGIAAIATFSRTRPVVGPVLGTMSLPSRMPLSRGALTSGFGLRTHPLLGGIRMHSGIDLAAPTGSPILATSDGVVGQAGWSGGYGLSVRLEHGGGLETRYGHMSGLAVAPGQAVRKGEVIGYVGSTGRSTGPHLHYEMRMNGVAVRPVM; encoded by the coding sequence ATGAGGTCCGCCTTCGCCGGATGCCCCACCTGGGCGCTGAAGGCTCTTTGCGTGACCCTCGCCCCGTCGCTGGTGGTGAGCCCGGCATTGGCCGGCGATGCAATGCCGCCCGAAGCTTTCGGGAACTCCGCTGCTGGTCATCCCCAAATCGCCGCCGGTACGGCCACCGCCGACGATGGCCAGCCTGTCCGCATTCAAGTCGGCCGCGCGCTCGATTTCGAGGGGCGCCCGGTCTATGCGGGAAAGTCGGCATTTTCGGGGATTGCCGCCATCGCAACCTTCTCCAGGACCCGCCCCGTGGTGGGGCCTGTGCTGGGGACTATGTCGCTACCCTCACGCATGCCGTTGAGCAGAGGCGCGCTTACGAGCGGGTTCGGGTTGCGCACGCACCCGCTGCTCGGCGGGATCAGAATGCATTCCGGGATCGATCTGGCGGCCCCGACCGGGTCGCCGATCCTCGCCACATCCGACGGCGTGGTCGGCCAGGCCGGCTGGAGCGGTGGCTATGGGCTGTCGGTCAGGCTCGAGCACGGCGGCGGCCTCGAAACCCGGTATGGCCACATGTCCGGCCTCGCGGTGGCGCCTGGCCAGGCGGTGCGCAAAGGCGAAGTGATCGGCTACGTCGGCAGCACCGGCCGTTCGACCGGACCTCACCTCCACTACGAGATGCGCATGAATGGCGTGGCGGTACGCCCGGTCATGTAG
- a CDS encoding prepilin peptidase, translating to MPAVATALLGLCALGGAWLDLARRQLPNWLCLVTALAGLGAYVASNGGAAIWSPLAHMAIALIGGMGLFRVGWIGGGDAKFYAACAAWFPLRMGLTLLLCVSLAGLLLLLVWFVARRIGGSAKPKAAAGSALVPYGVAIATGAVAAQALVS from the coding sequence ATGCCGGCCGTCGCCACCGCGTTGCTCGGCTTGTGCGCGCTTGGTGGCGCCTGGCTGGACCTCGCGCGACGGCAGCTTCCCAATTGGCTGTGTCTGGTGACGGCGCTGGCGGGTTTGGGAGCGTATGTCGCGAGCAACGGAGGCGCCGCGATCTGGTCGCCGCTGGCGCACATGGCGATCGCCCTGATCGGCGGAATGGGGCTGTTCCGCGTCGGCTGGATCGGTGGCGGCGACGCCAAATTCTATGCGGCGTGCGCTGCCTGGTTTCCGTTGCGGATGGGTTTAACGCTGTTGCTATGCGTCTCACTTGCAGGTTTGCTGCTGCTTTTGGTGTGGTTTGTTGCGCGCCGTATCGGCGGTTCGGCCAAACCGAAAGCGGCAGCGGGGTCGGCCCTGGTCCCCTATGGGGTCGCCATCGCCACCGGCGCGGTCGCGGCGCAGGCGCTGGTGTCATGA
- a CDS encoding tetratricopeptide repeat protein has product MKKLFAGTTAVLLLSGCQSIFGHHAKLEVRPIGAEIQPAQSSIALEEGRQFLRDGQVASAIASFRAAALDITTAPQAHNGLAVAYAMLDRGDLAERYFQAAIAEDPGDPRFAANLARFYRTREAAMAKSAAVPAVEPASATEPDAVAAADEAAPLERQFRAGPSVVRITLPTPSAALTRVSRQEVAIRTSPAEPPAVSRDPRRRNPQFGQIAAPRARQAYPVRLDLAALAKR; this is encoded by the coding sequence ATGAAGAAGCTGTTCGCAGGGACCACCGCGGTGCTGCTCTTGAGCGGTTGCCAATCGATATTCGGGCATCACGCCAAGCTGGAAGTGCGCCCGATAGGTGCGGAAATCCAACCGGCCCAATCATCGATCGCGCTCGAGGAGGGCCGCCAATTTCTGCGCGACGGTCAGGTCGCCTCGGCGATCGCCTCATTCCGGGCCGCCGCGCTCGATATTACCACCGCACCGCAAGCTCACAACGGCCTTGCGGTGGCCTATGCCATGCTCGACCGTGGCGATCTGGCCGAACGTTATTTTCAGGCGGCGATCGCGGAGGACCCGGGCGATCCGCGGTTCGCTGCGAACCTGGCGCGATTCTATAGAACGCGTGAGGCGGCCATGGCCAAGTCCGCGGCTGTACCCGCGGTCGAACCGGCTTCGGCGACCGAACCGGACGCAGTCGCCGCGGCGGACGAAGCGGCGCCGCTCGAGCGCCAGTTTCGTGCCGGGCCTTCGGTGGTTCGTATCACGCTGCCGACGCCTTCCGCGGCGCTGACTCGGGTGTCGCGCCAGGAGGTGGCGATCCGCACCTCGCCTGCCGAGCCGCCCGCGGTCTCGCGCGATCCGCGGCGCCGCAATCCTCAGTTCGGCCAGATCGCGGCGCCGCGCGCGCGCCAAGCCTATCCGGTGCGGCTCGATCTCGCCGCGCTTGCGAAACGTTGA
- a CDS encoding type II secretion system F family protein, producing the protein MFQLAATSSIARITILLIVFGLVVTAAFVVMTFLSRRSLVRSELRELTTGGLLVHGKVKDSLRASNDTAWAKLADAVERAGLSLADTQNERLRAKLVAAGFRATSAPRIYTLVRLALVFVLPLGYVALAYSGDQPPSFFKTYAIGVGLALLGLYMPNLYVRARADRRREEIINGFPDCLDLILVCVEAGLGIEAAMDRVGREMVHSHPLVAELISVTTLQLRAGASREDAFRRMADTAGVDEIRSFTTLLIQSDKLGTSISTTLRVYAAEMRERRRMRAEEKAHRLPVLISIPLVVCMLPTMIGVLMLPAAVRVVRQILPLLAGG; encoded by the coding sequence ATGTTCCAGCTCGCCGCCACCAGCAGCATCGCCCGCATCACCATCCTGCTTATCGTGTTCGGCTTGGTCGTCACCGCGGCGTTCGTGGTGATGACCTTCTTGTCCCGCCGCTCCCTGGTTCGCAGCGAACTGCGCGAATTGACCACCGGTGGCCTGTTGGTCCACGGCAAGGTCAAGGACAGCCTGCGCGCTTCCAACGACACCGCCTGGGCGAAGCTGGCCGATGCGGTGGAACGCGCGGGCCTGAGCCTGGCGGATACCCAGAACGAGCGGCTCCGCGCCAAGCTGGTCGCGGCGGGGTTTCGCGCGACTTCGGCCCCGCGAATCTACACCCTCGTCAGGCTCGCGCTCGTGTTCGTCCTTCCGCTGGGATATGTCGCGCTCGCCTATTCCGGAGACCAGCCGCCTTCGTTCTTCAAGACTTATGCGATCGGCGTCGGACTCGCGCTGCTCGGCTTGTACATGCCGAACCTGTATGTCCGTGCCAGGGCCGACCGGCGCCGTGAAGAGATCATCAATGGTTTTCCCGACTGCCTTGATCTGATCCTCGTTTGTGTCGAGGCGGGCCTTGGCATCGAGGCAGCGATGGACAGGGTCGGCCGGGAAATGGTCCATTCGCACCCGCTGGTGGCGGAGCTGATCTCGGTCACCACCCTCCAGTTGCGCGCCGGTGCCTCGCGCGAGGATGCCTTCCGCCGGATGGCGGACACCGCCGGGGTCGACGAGATCCGCTCGTTCACCACGCTGCTCATCCAATCCGACAAGCTTGGCACGAGCATTTCGACGACCTTGCGCGTCTACGCCGCCGAAATGCGCGAGCGGCGGCGAATGCGCGCCGAAGAGAAGGCGCACCGGCTGCCGGTGCTGATTTCGATCCCGCTGGTGGTCTGCATGCTGCCGACGATGATCGGGGTGTTGATGCTGCCCGCGGCGGTGCGGGTGGTCCGGCAAATTCTTCCGCTGCTGGCCGGGGGTTAG
- a CDS encoding type II secretion system F family protein gives MQDALIRILLLSAIFASIFMVSQVVVGSAWRRRAETGAVNLRLRMIREGGSREDVVARLRKNTPRDFAGWPPMIATRLQQLQRMLMGSALPLSPSQIVVAMGGLFLLLCVLLLLGARAGGFPLNFGVLQMTVSVAFAAAVALPLLAINFISQRRRKRIEEQFPIALDVFVRALRSGHPIASAIDLLTTEMEDPIGSEFGLVSDEVAYGAELSEALEDMAERWDLDDMRMFVVSLSVQSETGGNLAEILQNLSEVIRARSSLYMKVRALSSEGRMTGWMLTVLPILTFVGLFLVNPRFYLDVAKDPIFVIGFPMLIVIYLIGFIMIRRMVDLKV, from the coding sequence ATGCAGGACGCTCTGATCAGGATCCTGCTGCTGTCGGCGATCTTCGCGTCGATCTTCATGGTCAGCCAAGTCGTGGTCGGCAGCGCCTGGCGGCGCCGCGCCGAGACCGGTGCGGTCAATTTGCGGCTGCGGATGATTCGCGAAGGCGGAAGCCGCGAGGATGTCGTCGCACGGTTGCGCAAGAACACCCCGCGCGACTTCGCCGGCTGGCCGCCGATGATCGCGACCCGGCTGCAGCAGTTGCAACGCATGCTGATGGGATCGGCGTTGCCGCTGTCGCCGTCGCAGATCGTCGTCGCGATGGGCGGGCTGTTTCTGCTGCTGTGCGTGTTGCTGCTGCTCGGGGCCAGGGCGGGCGGGTTTCCGCTCAATTTCGGCGTGCTGCAGATGACGGTGTCGGTGGCTTTCGCCGCGGCCGTCGCGCTCCCGCTGCTGGCGATCAACTTCATCTCGCAGCGGCGCCGCAAGCGGATCGAGGAGCAGTTCCCCATCGCCCTGGACGTGTTCGTCCGCGCCTTGCGTTCGGGCCATCCGATCGCTTCGGCGATCGACCTGCTCACCACCGAGATGGAAGATCCCATTGGCAGCGAGTTTGGACTGGTGTCCGACGAAGTCGCCTATGGCGCGGAGCTGTCGGAAGCGCTCGAGGACATGGCGGAGCGCTGGGATCTCGACGACATGCGGATGTTCGTGGTCTCGCTTTCGGTGCAGTCCGAAACCGGCGGCAACCTTGCCGAGATCCTGCAAAACCTCTCCGAGGTCATCCGGGCGCGATCGAGCCTCTACATGAAGGTCCGCGCGCTGAGCTCGGAAGGGCGGATGACCGGGTGGATGCTCACGGTGCTTCCGATCCTCACATTCGTCGGCCTGTTCTTGGTCAACCCGCGGTTTTATCTCGATGTCGCCAAGGACCCGATTTTCGTCATCGGGTTCCCCATGCTGATCGTCATTTATCTCATCGGTTTCATCATGATCCGCCGCATGGTCGATCTGAAGGTCTAA
- a CDS encoding CpaF family protein encodes MWSVKRPDEAERFEPAEATPRTIVRPVPPEAPLDRMIDLKVSIHRSLLERINLSALDKLSREQIQAEIAEIVGELLEAQREPLNSREKTALVLDVLDELLGLGPLEPLLKDESITDILVNGHETVFVERQGILEKVATRFQDERHLLRIIQKIVSAVGRRVDESSPFVDARLADGSRVNAIVAPLAIDGSLLSIRKFAKRPISIARLIEFGSIPESIADALRAIVQSRRNVLISGGTGSGKTTLLNAMSSYIDERERIVTIEDSAELQLQQEHTARLETRPPNIEGKGEVTQRDLVKNALRMRPDRIIVGEVRAGEAFDMLQAMNTGHDGSMTTVHANTARDALSRVEQMIGMSGIEISPRSARAQIASAINVVVQVGRLSDGRRKVMSISEITGMEGETITMQEIFRFKMTGRDADNMVLGHFEATGIRPKFLNDAAAHGIELPAELFRPDLKT; translated from the coding sequence TTGTGGAGCGTCAAACGGCCCGACGAAGCGGAGCGGTTCGAGCCCGCCGAAGCCACCCCGCGCACGATCGTCCGTCCCGTGCCGCCCGAGGCGCCGCTCGATCGGATGATCGACCTCAAGGTCTCGATCCACCGCTCGCTGCTCGAACGCATCAACCTGTCGGCCCTCGACAAGCTTTCGCGCGAGCAGATTCAGGCGGAGATCGCCGAGATCGTCGGCGAATTGCTCGAGGCGCAGCGCGAGCCGCTCAACTCGCGCGAGAAGACCGCGCTGGTCCTCGATGTACTCGACGAATTGCTCGGCCTGGGTCCGCTAGAGCCGCTGCTCAAGGACGAGAGCATCACCGATATCCTCGTCAACGGGCACGAGACCGTGTTCGTCGAGCGGCAGGGCATCCTGGAGAAAGTCGCGACCCGCTTCCAGGACGAGCGTCATCTGCTGCGGATCATCCAGAAGATCGTCAGCGCGGTCGGCCGCCGGGTGGACGAGTCCTCACCCTTCGTCGACGCTCGCCTCGCGGATGGATCTCGGGTCAATGCCATCGTCGCGCCGCTGGCGATCGACGGTTCGCTGCTCTCGATCCGCAAGTTCGCCAAGCGGCCGATCAGCATCGCGCGCTTGATCGAATTCGGCAGCATTCCCGAGTCCATCGCCGACGCCTTGCGTGCGATCGTCCAGTCGCGCCGCAACGTCTTGATCTCCGGGGGAACGGGTTCGGGCAAGACCACGCTGCTCAACGCGATGTCGTCGTACATCGACGAGCGCGAGCGCATCGTCACGATCGAGGACTCCGCCGAACTTCAACTCCAGCAGGAACACACCGCAAGGCTCGAGACCCGGCCCCCCAACATCGAGGGCAAGGGCGAGGTCACCCAACGCGATCTTGTCAAGAACGCGCTGCGGATGCGGCCCGACCGGATCATCGTCGGCGAGGTTCGGGCCGGCGAAGCCTTCGACATGCTCCAGGCGATGAACACCGGCCACGATGGTTCGATGACCACGGTCCACGCCAACACCGCGCGCGATGCGCTTTCGCGCGTCGAGCAGATGATCGGGATGAGCGGGATCGAGATTTCTCCGCGCTCGGCGCGCGCGCAGATTGCTTCGGCGATCAACGTGGTCGTTCAGGTCGGCCGCCTTTCCGACGGGCGGCGCAAGGTGATGAGCATCTCGGAGATCACCGGCATGGAGGGCGAGACGATCACCATGCAGGAGATATTCCGCTTCAAGATGACCGGCCGCGATGCCGACAACATGGTCCTGGGCCACTTCGAAGCGACCGGGATCCGGCCCAAGTTCCTCAACGACGCGGCGGCGCACGGCATCGAACTGCCGGCCGAGCTGTTCCGCCCCGATCTGAAGACCTGA